In Sphingobacterium zeae, one genomic interval encodes:
- a CDS encoding M1 family metallopeptidase: MKRILVYALGTCGLLTAGIQQSAAQLMKEKNEFTRADSLRGYLSPLRTCYDIQYYHLDVKVDIDNKFISGSNLFRFKATTDFNRLQFDLFANLKVDKVVYKGKEISFTREHNAVFVEFPTAIKKGMQEEFTVYYEGHPTEAVKAPWDGGFDWKKDSNGKPWVATACQGMGASVWWPNKDHQSDEVDSMLISIAVPKEVMNVSNGRLVKVEKMKDGYTKYHWKVANPINNYNVAINIGDYVHFKEKYKGEKGPLDIDYYILRENDTEEKKSHLQKNANQTLEAFEHWFGPYPFYEDGYKLVETYHTGMEHQSAVAYGNHYQNGYRGRDASETGWGNKWDFIVVHESGHEWFGNNITSADLADMWIHESFTNYSEGLFIDYFYGKEASQAYAHGIRSGIQNDNPIQGPYHVNKEGSGDMYPKGGVMLNMIRTMIDNDEKWRNILRGLNSKFYHQQVDYHDIVNYVSQQSGLDLLKVFEQYVQHTAIPTLEIKQDPSGRVLGRWISEVKGFHMPIHIGVKGQKRELIQLDQRFRPIKVAGLTKENIDIDTFNYYVGVLVE, from the coding sequence ATGAAAAGAATACTAGTATATGCATTGGGAACCTGCGGTCTATTGACCGCAGGTATACAGCAATCAGCGGCGCAGCTGATGAAAGAAAAAAATGAATTCACCAGAGCGGATTCACTGCGCGGATACCTGTCACCGCTGCGAACCTGCTACGATATCCAATATTATCATTTGGATGTGAAGGTAGATATAGACAATAAGTTTATTTCGGGATCAAATCTTTTCCGCTTCAAGGCCACGACTGATTTTAATCGCCTGCAATTTGATCTTTTTGCAAATCTCAAAGTAGACAAAGTCGTATATAAGGGAAAAGAAATTTCCTTTACCCGAGAACACAATGCTGTCTTTGTCGAATTTCCAACAGCTATCAAGAAAGGAATGCAGGAAGAATTTACGGTCTATTACGAGGGTCATCCTACAGAAGCGGTTAAGGCTCCCTGGGACGGCGGCTTTGACTGGAAGAAAGACAGTAACGGCAAACCTTGGGTAGCCACAGCCTGTCAGGGGATGGGTGCGAGCGTTTGGTGGCCAAACAAAGACCATCAATCCGATGAAGTGGATAGTATGCTGATTTCCATCGCTGTCCCCAAAGAGGTAATGAATGTATCCAATGGACGTTTGGTCAAAGTCGAAAAGATGAAGGACGGTTACACCAAATACCACTGGAAAGTTGCCAATCCAATCAACAACTATAATGTCGCCATCAACATCGGCGACTACGTTCATTTTAAGGAAAAATACAAAGGTGAAAAAGGGCCATTGGATATAGACTACTATATTTTGCGCGAAAACGATACTGAAGAAAAGAAATCCCATCTTCAAAAAAATGCCAACCAGACCCTGGAGGCTTTTGAACATTGGTTTGGTCCGTATCCATTCTATGAAGATGGCTATAAACTTGTTGAAACCTACCATACTGGCATGGAACATCAAAGTGCCGTCGCCTACGGAAACCATTATCAGAATGGCTATCGTGGCAGAGATGCTTCAGAAACCGGCTGGGGAAATAAATGGGACTTTATTGTCGTCCACGAATCTGGTCACGAATGGTTTGGCAACAATATTACCTCAGCTGATCTAGCCGACATGTGGATTCACGAAAGCTTCACCAATTATTCCGAAGGCTTATTTATCGACTATTTCTATGGCAAAGAAGCCAGTCAGGCTTATGCCCATGGTATCCGAAGTGGAATCCAAAATGATAACCCTATCCAGGGTCCCTACCATGTCAATAAAGAAGGTTCTGGGGATATGTATCCCAAAGGTGGCGTCATGCTCAACATGATCCGTACGATGATTGACAATGATGAAAAGTGGCGGAATATCCTAAGGGGATTAAACAGTAAGTTTTATCATCAGCAAGTCGATTATCATGATATTGTCAACTATGTAAGCCAGCAGTCTGGATTAGACCTGTTAAAAGTATTTGAACAGTATGTACAGCATACCGCCATTCCTACACTGGAAATCAAACAAGATCCTTCAGGGAGAGTCTTGGGTCGCTGGATCAGCGAAGTCAAAGGCTTCCATATGCCCATACATATTGGCGTAAAAGGTCAAAAAAGAGAACTTATCCAGTTGGACCAACGTTTTAGACCGATTAAAGTGGCCGGTTTAACGAAAGAGAATATCGATATTGATACGTTTAACTATTATGTCGGCGTATTGGTCGAATAG